In Mauremys reevesii isolate NIE-2019 linkage group 16, ASM1616193v1, whole genome shotgun sequence, a single window of DNA contains:
- the LOC120384655 gene encoding cyclic nucleotide-gated cation channel beta-1-like, with amino-acid sequence MLGWMERVLPHPPGTPHPPPLVENGDRKADPRVITVAPRPGEAEQLPKGNSTGPGKSSNCGQTEGAGKKVTFITTQEPGPSSVSSAESAGRGVLSWLSQELGKVLPQPAQNPGMLQTIGKSFENSLDFPDQTEVQSIKEDDDLLEITTLAPDEDELQDHGELHSSSDNNGSEKGTGSRVISWLVQGFGKMIPQPENMNKLEGVAEREAEEAAVREAQAESKVSKTRTAPKGGSQASHSVSGTSQQASTDGLSGLGASLFPQTLGGDGGRVFKWFVQGMEKVIPQPLARMKQDAQAAEVATLCPVEERGEGA; translated from the exons ATGCTTGGCTGGATGGAGAGAGTGCTGCCTCACCCTCCTGGGACCCCGCACCCGCCACCCCTAGTGGAGAACGGAGACAGAAAAGCAGACCCCAGGGTGATAACTGTCGCACCCAGGCCTGGAGAGGCAGAGCAG CTGCCAAAAGGAAACTCCACAGGTCCAGGAAAATCTTCCAACTGCGGTCAGACAGAGG GGGCAGGGAAGAAAGTGACATTCATCACAACCCAGGAGCCAGGCCCATCCTCAGTGTCTTCGGCTGAAAG TGCTGGAAGGGGTGTCCTGTCATGGCTATCTCAGGAGCTGGGAAAGGtcctccctcagccagcccagaatccagGGATGCTGCAGACCATCGGAAAGAGCTTCGAGAACAGTTTGGACTTCCCTGACCAG ACTGAAGTCCAGAGCATAAAGGAGGATGACGACCTACTAG AGATAACTACCCTCGCTCCGGATGAAGATGAGCTTCAGGATCATGGCGAGTTGCATTCCAGCTCAGATAATAATGGCTCCGAAAAAGG GACTGGCAGCAGGGTGATTAGCTGGCTGGTGCAGGGATTTGGGAAAATGATCCCGCAGCCGGAAAACATGAACAAGCTTGAG GGTGTAGCGGAGCGGGAAGCTGAAGAGGCAGCCGTAAGAGAAG CTCAAGCAGAAAGTAAAGTGAGTAAGACAAGGACAGCACCAAAGGGCGGCTCTCAAGCAAGTCACAGCGTATCAGGAACCTCACAGCAGGCATCTACAGACGGCCTGTCGGGACTTGGCGCCTCTCTCTTTCCTCAGACGCTAGGTGGCGACGGTGGCAG GGTGTTCAAGTGGTTTGTTCAAGGAATGGAGAAGGTGATTCCACAGCCTCTGGCCAGAATGAAGCAAGATGCTCAG GCTGCAGAAGTTGCAACCTTGTGCCCAGTGGAAGAGA GGGGGGAAGGGGCTTAG